Genomic window (Plasmodium relictum strain SGS1 genome assembly, contig: PRELSG_00_v1_436, whole genome shotgun sequence):
AACATGTTTTCtgcctttttttattatttctatatatgATAGAACGCTATTTATATCTGTTTTGATCATTTCTATTTCTCTAAGTGCAATTATggatttttcattatttgcttcattattatctttttttacgCTTTTAGCTTGTTTACTCAATTCGTTTAATTTTTCCTTTGATTTTTCCAATGATTTCTGAATACTAATATAATCATCTTGGATTTCTTTCAGAGTTCTTTTTGAatcattttttgttttttcaatctttattttttttgctaAAATTAAAGATTCGTTTAAAAGATCACTAATCTTATTTTCATACTTTGAAATTATTTCATGACTTACGTTAAAAGTTTGTGCATCTCTATTCGCCCCATTTGAATAACCTTCAGACTCATTTACGAATCCATTTACTTCTTCAATAATgtattttgttatatttttctctttatcTTGATTAtgatttttcaaataatctattttatttttccctCTTActatattatgaaaatataatgcGGATGCCCCTTTACTTTTTTCAACTTCTATTGAAAATATACCCatatttcttatattatttattataacatCTTTAATTTTCCTAATTTCATCTATTTTTTCATCAATAACATTTTCTTCAGAATTACTAATAATTAAGCTTTTTAATTGTTCTGCTTTTTGAAAATTGtctaatattaaattttttgtacTGTCTGATTTTTTAAGCtcactttttaaattttcattctCTTCTCTGGCCTTCCTTATATTCTCTTTTAAGTCATCCACAATGCTTTTAAATTGGTTCATCATTAACAAATTTTCCATGCTTTTGATTTCATTTAATGCATCACATATTTCACTTCTGTAAATcaaaatatcttttattttttgttcaactttcatttttatattctcaATACTTTCTATTTCAGAATTAGAAGCCTcctcttttaatttattagcttttttttctaattcatctattttttcttgatTTTTTTTAGCTTTATTAAGATATTCTTCATAATTAAAACTTTTTGATTCATTTTCTGTGAATTctgagtttttttttaattcttcaattttatttctatattcaTCAATTTTCAGCATTTCTTCTTCGGATTTCCTTTTTTCATCACTTATTAGTTGCACAATATCGCATACTATTGCTCTTTCATATTCTAATTTTGACGCCTtcatatcttttattaaggattctaattctttttttactgTATTTAATTCATCCaagatttttttaatttcttcatAATGATTTTTCATATCGCTTTTTTtgtcatttaaatttttattattttcttttattatattaactATATCAACATGCTCTTTAGATTTTCTTTGAAtatctattaatttttctttattatcattaattttatttattagttcgttaattttttgtgttattgaatttattttttgtttgcTATTATTTATCTTATCTTTTTCTACATTAATTTCAAAACTGAAATTTTCAAATACCtgttttgttttatttaaaatattcaaatttctgtttatttcattatttatttcttgaTTCAAATTAATTATGTGGCCATATATTAATTCTACAATTTGagtctttatatttttaatattatcatcTGTTTCCTTATACAAAATATCATTTGTTacttttatatcatttattgTACTTGAAATATCTAACATcactctttttttatttaatgcaTTTTCTAAATAGGGTTTTACATCTccaatatatttaatattagcAATACCCTCTTTTAAAATCTCAGAAGATGTTAATAATGAATTTGATTCTTCCCCTAAACTgtcaatttttatttttttattctctaTAGCTCTTTTTTTGTCTTCTAAGTTGATcaaaaatttgttttttatgtCATCTTCTATTAAAgtctctttattaattgtatCAATTTCttcatctattttttcttttataatgtttatatttatacttAATTCCTTAATAATATCACAGTTCTTATTAGATTCATTTAtaacattatttaaatttttaacgGCTTCTATAACTTTGTTTAAGAAAATAATCATTTCCATGCTATTTTCTATTGAACTAACTATACCATTAAATCTTTCCTGGTATTCATCTAAATTATCTATTTTTGCTTCATTAATACGTAGTTTTAAAGCTTTGAAATTATCAATTTTAGTGTCTTTGAgattatcaaaaaatatttctatatgTTTACATAATCCTAATTGTTCCTTTAGAGTACTTACAATATTTTGTGCATtaataatttgtttatttatttcatttttttcattaaaattagttGATTGAAGATCTGTAATTTCTTGAAGAATATTTTCTCCATTTGGAATTTCATAATCTTCTTCAAcgaatttatttaaaaattctttttttttttccattataTGATGCTCATAACTTTTtagtatttctttttttttttcatatttagcTATACTTCTAAATATTGAATTCAATATCTCactaaaattttcaaatgaatttttcattttattgtATAGATCTTCAGTTAATTTGATTAAAACATCATTTTTAAGTTGATTGATTTGATTTATTTCTGGTTCTACGTTATTCTGCATAATAGATGTAGTTTCGCTGATAATACTATCTATTTTAGTAGATTTTCGTTTTACTTCTtctaatatttcattaacaTTATCAAAATCATATGAAGCATAAtctaatctttttttttcatctacaaaatgtaatatttctttatatgcTTCAAGTTTCCCATTATTAATTAGGGCATTTAGTgctaaattaattttttcatttgcatttttttttctttctatgTATTTACTCATATCACATGATGCttcattaattaatttttcaattatCTTAAgatcttcattttctttttcttttaaattcataattttGTTCAGATATGTTATGTTTCTATTCATTTTTTCCAATTCTTTCTTAATCTCCCCTATTGTTATTTTCTTACTTTTGTCTTCTTCTCTCTTTAACTTTTGGATTTcactatttttttcttgtatttttgtttttaattgatcaattttatctttaaaattttgaatttcTACATAATTTTGCTTTAACGCATTAAATCTACTATTTACCAGTGTTATTTCACtttcaatattttcttttacattTGATAGATTATCTATAGTATTTCCTATGTTATTTTCTTGAATTgatactttattattttttatattttttatctttaccTTTGAATATTCGttagaattatttttctcattcatagaattaaatatatctaccatactattattatatatgatTACTTCAGCATACAATTCAGCAAGATCTTTTTTAATGCCAGAAAAAGTTGCACTATGATAATTATTTGATAATTCTTCTAAACTTCTTGAATTTTCAGTCATTGTGAATTCTACACTATTTAATATCTCTTTggaatttaaaatatttttttcactttCTGATTCTACTTCTTCAGGATAAACTAgagaatttatttttctttctaaTTCTTTTGCTATGTCTAAGAATAAATCATAAAtagctttttttttgtttttaaatttttctcttaattttaaattccATTCTTCTGAACTTTGAATTGAATAAAAGGCGTCAGTGGAACTCAATACCAGCTGCACAATTTCCCAACTATTATATGCATTCAATTGGAATTTATCCAATTCATTTCTAGAATTATTTCTATCTAATactattttttgattttttttaataacacttaagttttctttataaattgCTTCAATGTCAGAAATTTCTTCTATTAGCGGTTTAATTTgatatttaatattacatTGATCAAATTTTCCTTGTTTAAATTTTACTATATTACTATCAGTATTCAAGAAATTTTCAATTTCCTTTAAAAAGTCTTCATGATCTTTATTATTCGAACTACTCATCTTTacaaaattttcaatttctttCTTATAATTGCTTCTTAAATCTTTAGAAGCACCCAAAGAAACTATGCaagattttattatttcgtaagctttttcatttataatattacaaCTATCACGAAGGTCTCTTGCCTtatctatattttcttctttttttctattaaattcATCAAGCTCTATATTATATAAGTAATTCTGCTTTGTGTTATTTTGAAGTTGTTGTAAATTATTTAGTCTTTTTCTCATATCATCTCTGGCTGATTCATAGAAATTTATTGCATCATTAgtctttttaattaattcattaataattctttctgctaaatttatatatttattcttagTATAATCACGAAGTATAAAATAAGATTGAAGGCTTTGATAAGTACGTGCTttaatgtaaaatttttttactcTAGTATACATTTCATCAATATCCATAGTAAAATAACTGTAACCACTTAAAATATACCCTGGAACAGATAATACGTTTCTAGTTTGAATAAAAGAATTTGTAATATTATTCAAttctttctttatttttttttctttgataTTATGcatttcaaataaatatggattatttttttttatgtttaccAAATGTGGGGATTTTGCTCTAATTATAGAATTTTTCATGTTTTCTAATAATGCATTCTTAGATAAATATGATTTTGtttcatcttcattttttaatttatctactttttttttatatttatcaatTTGAAAATTGGAAACTTTCccatttttcctttt
Coding sequences:
- a CDS encoding reticulocyte binding protein, putative, whose translation is MWIVCFTFLYTFFGGLSYGNKFKISSNAYKSTASKLSLYLDLRGDKELYNNTKKEYNNNKRKNGKVSNFQIDKYKKKVDKLKNEDETKSYLSKNALLENMKNSIIRAKSPHLVNIKKNNPYLFEMHNIKEKKIKKELNNITNSFIQTRNVLSVPGYILSGYSYFTMDIDEMYTRVKKFYIKARTYQSLQSYFILRDYTKNKYINLAERIINELIKKTNDAINFYESARDDMRKRLNNLQQLQNNTKQNYLYNIELDEFNRKKEENIDKARDLRDSCNIINEKAYEIIKSCIVSLGASKDLRSNYKKEIENFVKMSSSNNKDHEDFLKEIENFLNTDSNIVKFKQGKFDQCNIKYQIKPLIEEISDIEAIYKENLSVIKKNQKIVLDRNNSRNELDKFQLNAYNSWEIVQLVLSSTDAFYSIQSSEEWNLKLREKFKNKKKAIYDLFLDIAKELERKINSLVYPEEVESESEKNILNSKEILNSVEFTMTENSRSLEELSNNYHSATFSGIKKDLAELYAEVIIYNNSMVDIFNSMNEKNNSNEYSKVKIKNIKNNKVSIQENNIGNTIDNLSNVKENIESEITLVNSRFNALKQNYVEIQNFKDKIDQLKTKIQEKNSEIQKLKREEDKSKKITIGEIKKELEKMNRNITYLNKIMNLKEKENEDLKIIEKLINEASCDMSKYIERKKNANEKINLALNALINNGKLEAYKEILHFVDEKKRLDYASYDFDNVNEILEEVKRKSTKIDSIISETTSIMQNNVEPEINQINQLKNDVLIKLTEDLYNKMKNSFENFSEILNSIFRSIAKYEKKKEILKSYEHHIMEKKKEFLNKFVEEDYEIPNGENILQEITDLQSTNFNEKNEINKQIINAQNIVSTLKEQLGLCKHIEIFFDNLKDTKIDNFKALKLRINEAKIDNLDEYQERFNGIVSSIENSMEMIIFLNKVIEAVKNLNNVINESNKNCDIIKELSININIIKEKIDEEIDTINKETLIEDDIKNKFLINLEDKKRAIENKKIKIDSLGEESNSLLTSSEILKEGIANIKYIGDVKPYLENALNKKRVMLDISSTINDIKVTNDILYKETDDNIKNIKTQIVELIYGHIINLNQEINNEINRNLNILNKTKQVFENFSFEINVEKDKINNSKQKINSITQKINELINKINDNKEKLIDIQRKSKEHVDIVNIIKENNKNLNDKKSDMKNHYEEIKKILDELNTVKKELESLIKDMKASKLEYERAIVCDIVQLISDEKRKSEEEMLKIDEYRNKIEELKKNSEFTENESKSFNYEEYLNKAKKNQEKIDELEKKANKLKEEASNSEIESIENIKMKVEQKIKDILIYRSEICDALNEIKSMENLLMMNQFKSIVDDLKENIRKAREENENLKSELKKSDSTKNLILDNFQKAEQLKSLIISNSEENVIDEKIDEIRKIKDVIINNIRNMGIFSIEVEKSKGASALYFHNIVRGKNKIDYLKNHNQDKEKNITKYIIEEVNGFVNESEGYSNGANRDAQTFNVSHEIISKYENKISDLLNESLILAKKIKIEKTKNDSKRTLKEIQDDYISIQKSLEKSKEKLNELSKQAKSVKKDNNEANNEKSIIALREIEMIKTDINSVLSYIEIIKKGRKHVLSIDENKVELLSTLHESEENDLLGRLKKEQNNLRNALEILKEIKDEKNLLNHEFHKLIDIESKINSIENKLEDNKKSYEEGILQEIKKLADQDKEHIVSMKNSINLMIDTSNSLFNKFKLNENDIRRQFEDYGSKMKEIENNFNESYKAIENFLVEVMKSSTSYNEAKNKRKESQKEKKNLHGKKEEMKTLLNSISNIKNILIFKLITNMKKDLNKMNELFENDYSKVIEYIKEIKKKVENIKNSDDVNVALNDLDIAKNKVSEIKEIKKIYFSYKNKADIIYGNLIEIAKFIDTNRETKPKLEDYNTINNSKEIVSKILKNLDDIYEKEKESENLFTKANSFYEQVKLREELKKIINETKQKIDETLYKIESTFDKFKKIKELSVDEIIYDEIFKNYIDHKNLKELTNSYREKSSKIKNELKIDEMKKSIDFNKKSLDYIKKTVYTTKASESSINILDQARFDIITLINNVDNAYKNTLGINSSYNELLKLGKNCKLSLLFSIVSSLDVEISKDTLIIQRKKNDIELKVEYIRNNYVSITRDISILNEYSSKNQINKYDSNNVEDVNQYKENFKEMEQRIMETIGSIKEIFLTINKKKNENDVNKSLKELKDLYKKFKNEKKDINDIYKNINNVKLKEMEKEAQKLVEISKLYKNIIDVVKEKLLDNGKKLKKIEDSIREREHELFRIEYVYAQEYIQKVNNIYEEVTHVISKISEYENNKNENNKIMKYEKHIVHLIEKTKFLLEIAELYQHENDYDLSEEENNKRLCEVNNYLESIKRKTNESKKEFENMLSNIKQTKEILFNNNNVLHDIYNITKNVNEIKENYPKKAIEQDIERKIRNHSNEIKKIINENRNEIDKGISSIQNSNGRLKRQQLIIKNVMKKIKEEKKIMDTLFDRISASDNSNINPKIKTCLEEAEKLIKELTHKIDQIENLLKGNYIKIDKLKDRNNITIKKSIIRNSKHDKQKRESGEKSNDEENGKEKNNSFYTKNKFAGAILCLFICSSAFFAAFNKHQEYNTEINNLFEDSGDNKNDNNSFDIHKEDAIDVTFIEDEIT